A stretch of Cicer arietinum cultivar CDC Frontier isolate Library 1 chromosome 5, Cicar.CDCFrontier_v2.0, whole genome shotgun sequence DNA encodes these proteins:
- the LOC101494959 gene encoding RINT1-like protein MAG2L isoform X1, whose translation MESSPSPPLIPLPKITQQIEIIGFLNQHLRTQQDLIIESTQLLLSSSLTKQCSQLHSYLLNRLTKRTVSWISRSFKANSSFHQLTLSLQNLSLLTSPHGIGSKKFRWVLSEELPRLANELNRVESIRSYLQSAIQLEALVGDLEDATLFVMACQTGNMFSSKLSSSSISDDTARKHDKMLQAIKAMNDIEEVLVTVVKFHPQWQCLLRSVDVRVDKILAALRPQIFADHRALLASLGWPPKLLLSENGSEQITGLTNPLVLMQEDKKINYSQSFIALCALQHLQNKREDRKLNNNLTKREKQNLWLWAINEVVSPIASRMEYHFGKWTEQPEYMFALAYKVTRDFITGVDDVLQPLIDKARLISCSAKEAWVFAMVQMLSGFLEKKVFSLLAEKYKVKHLKTDVLSSWLHLIDLIIAFDKKMQSLVNLNTCFLTESENFDGPSRGMSVLSIFCDRHDWLKIWAKLEFKNAWATLNTELKEEKTWVVSSKCKLGIDADEEHLLSTIEDHKAPPIAELFLQIIWKLIDRCQTMPSIFSRAQFIRSAAGRFIWYFFKILLLRFKSIELSPQNSDDVTIVRACRLINAARYIWVKLQEWTDGVDFLEMKIAENDSSKPTQDNTMDNDCFFDEEIRSLTEMETNWLVEIIAVILRQFEILSLDYVQNKDNFEEDPDYTNLVVAREAIDLVVSNYFVEALDALKSWLYIVKINLNRKDFLDLWRSVAEGLDHYISCSIFRNEIRISKIGLNQFEADMQALIFIFKPYCARPHAFFPCINEILKLLKLKREEANLIQGLLSNDESGPKCLHIYGIFHLSVNQVLQVIRYRIWAT comes from the exons ATGGAGTCCTCTCCATCACCACCTCTTATTCCCTTACCaaaaatcacacaacaaattGAAATAATAGGGTTTCTGAATCAACACTTGAGGACCCAACAAGATCTCATTATCGAATCCACACAACTTCTCCTCTCTTCTTCACTCACTAAACAGTGCTCTCAACTTCACTCTTATCTCCTTAACCGCCTCACTAAACGCACCGTTTCATGGATTTCTCGCTCCTTCAAAGCCAATTCCTCCTTCCATCAACTCACTCTCTCCCTCCAAAATCTCTCCCTCCTCACCTCTCCAC atgGAATTGGTTCGAAGAAGTTTCGGTGGGTTTTAAGTGAGGAGCTTCCGCGATTGGCCAACGAATTGAACCGAGTTGAGTCTATTCGGAGTTATCTTC AGAGTGCAATACAGTTGGAAGCTTTGGTTGGAGATCTTGAAGATGCTACACTCTTTGTCATGGCTTGTCAAACGGGCAATATGTTTTCATCAAAGCTCTCAAGTTCATCAATTTCTGAT GATACTGCAAGAAAGCATGACAAGATGCTTCAGGCCATAAAAGCCATGAATGACATTGAAGAAGTATTGGTCACTGTTGTGAAATTCCATCCTCAATGGCAGTGTCTTCTGAGGTCTGTCGACGTTAGAGTAGATAAAATCTTAGCTGCTCTTCGGCCACAAATTTTTGCAGATCATCGAGCTCTTCTTGCCTCTCTTGGGTGGCCACCAAAACTGCTGCTGTCAGAAAATGGAAGTGAACAAATCACCGGACTTACTAATCCACTAGTTCTAATGcaagaagataaaaaaataaattattctcaaaGTTTTATAGCTCTTTGTGCTTTACAACATCTACAAAATAAAAGGGAAGATAGGAAGCTTAATAATAATCTTACGAAAAGAGAGAAGCAGAATTTATGGCTTTGGGCTATTAACGAAGTAGTGTCTCCTATTGCATCGAGGATGGAATATCATTTTGGCAAATGGACTGAGCAGCCAGAATATATGTTTGCTCTGGCATATAAAGTAACCCGAGATTTTATTACAGGAGTAGACGATGTTTTGCAGCCTCTTATTGATAAGGCAAGGCTTATCAGTTGTAGTGCAAAGGAGGCGTGGGTCTTTGCGATGGTTCAAATGCTTTCTGGCTTTCTAGAAAAGAAAGTTTTCTCTTTGCTTGCTGAAAAATACAAAGTAAAGCATTTGAAAACTGATGTCTTATCTTCATGGCTTCACCTCATAGACCTCATCATTgcttttgacaaaaaaatgcAATCTCTTGTCAATCTAAATACTTGTTTCTTGACAGAGTCCGAAAATTTTGATGGGCCATCAAGAGGTATGTCGGTTTTATCAATATTCTGTGATAGGCATGATTGGCTGAAGATCTGGGCAAAgttagaattcaaaaatgcgtGGGCGACACTTAATACAGAGCTGAAAGAGGAGAAAACATGGGTAGTTTCTAGCAAATGTAAATTAGGGATTGATGCTGATGAGGAACATTTGTTATCTACTATAGAAGATCACAAAGCTCCACCTATTGCAGAGTTGTTCCTTCAAATTATTTGGAAACTGATTGACCGCTGCCAAACGATGCCGTCCATTTTTTCACGTGCACAATTTATTAGATCTGCAGCAGGAAGATTCATCTGGTATTTCTTTAAGATATTGCTTTTGCGGTTCAAGTCAATTGAATTATCTCCTCAAAATTCTGATGATGTTACCATAGTTAGAGCATGCAGGTTAATAAATGCTGCCAGGTATATTTGGGTTAAACTGCAAGAATGGACTGATGGTGTTGATTTTTTGGAGATGAAAATTGCGGAAAATGATTCTAGCAAGCCGACACAAGATAATACAATGGATAATGACTGCTTTTTCGATGAAGAAATAAGAAGCTTGACTGAAATGGAAACCAACTGGCTTGTGGAAATTATTGCGGTTATTCTTCGGCAATTTGAAATACTTTCTTTGGATTatgttcaaaacaaagataattttGAGGAAGATCCAGATTATACAAATCTAGTTGTTGCAAGAGAGGCGATTGATTTAGTTGTCTccaattattttgttgaagctTTAGATGCTTTAAAAAGTTGGCTCTATATTGTGAAGATAAATCTCAACAGAAAAGATTTCTTAGATTTATGGAGAAGCGTTGCCGAAGGGCTAGATCATTACATTTCATGCAGCATTTTCAGAAATGAGATTCGGATCTCTAAGATTGGGCTCAATCAATTTGAAGCTGATATGCAAGctttgatatttattttcaagCCTTATTGTGCTCGCCCACATGCATTTTTCCCTTGTATTAATGAGATTCTTAAGCTTTTGAAGCTGAAAAGAGAAGAGGCAAATCTAATTCAAGGGTTACTATCAAATGATGAAAGTGGACCTAAATGTTTGCATATTTATGGGATTTTTCATCTATCAGTTAATCAAGTTCTTCAAGTTATTAGATACAGAATTTGGGCCACTTGA
- the LOC101494959 gene encoding RINT1-like protein MAG2L isoform X2 encodes MESSPSPPLIPLPKITQQIEIIGFLNQHLRTQQDLIIESTQLLLSSSLTKQCSQLHSYLLNRLTKRTVSWISRSFKANSSFHQLTLSLQNLSLLTSPHGIGSKKFRWVLSEELPRLANELNRVESIRSYLQSAIQLEALVGDLEDATLFVMACQTGNMFSSKLSSSSISDDTARKHDKMLQAIKAMNDIEEVLVTVVKFHPQWQCLLRSVDVRVDKILAALRPQIFADHRALLASLGWPPKLLLSENGSEQITGLTNPLVLMQEDKKINYSQSFIALCALQHLQNKREDRKLNNNLTKREKQNLWLWAINEVVSPIASRMEYHFGKWTEQPEYMFALAYKVTRDFITGVDDVLQPLIDKARLISCSAKEAWVFAMVQMLSGFLEKKVFSLLAEKYKVKHLKTDVLSSWLHLIDLIIAFDKKMQSLVNLNTCFLTESENFDGPSRGMSVLSIFCDRHDWLKIWAKLEFKNAWATLNTELKEEKTWVVSSKCKLGIDADEEHLLSTIEDHKAPPIAELFLQIIWKLIDRCQTMPSIFSRAQFIRSAAGRFIC; translated from the exons ATGGAGTCCTCTCCATCACCACCTCTTATTCCCTTACCaaaaatcacacaacaaattGAAATAATAGGGTTTCTGAATCAACACTTGAGGACCCAACAAGATCTCATTATCGAATCCACACAACTTCTCCTCTCTTCTTCACTCACTAAACAGTGCTCTCAACTTCACTCTTATCTCCTTAACCGCCTCACTAAACGCACCGTTTCATGGATTTCTCGCTCCTTCAAAGCCAATTCCTCCTTCCATCAACTCACTCTCTCCCTCCAAAATCTCTCCCTCCTCACCTCTCCAC atgGAATTGGTTCGAAGAAGTTTCGGTGGGTTTTAAGTGAGGAGCTTCCGCGATTGGCCAACGAATTGAACCGAGTTGAGTCTATTCGGAGTTATCTTC AGAGTGCAATACAGTTGGAAGCTTTGGTTGGAGATCTTGAAGATGCTACACTCTTTGTCATGGCTTGTCAAACGGGCAATATGTTTTCATCAAAGCTCTCAAGTTCATCAATTTCTGAT GATACTGCAAGAAAGCATGACAAGATGCTTCAGGCCATAAAAGCCATGAATGACATTGAAGAAGTATTGGTCACTGTTGTGAAATTCCATCCTCAATGGCAGTGTCTTCTGAGGTCTGTCGACGTTAGAGTAGATAAAATCTTAGCTGCTCTTCGGCCACAAATTTTTGCAGATCATCGAGCTCTTCTTGCCTCTCTTGGGTGGCCACCAAAACTGCTGCTGTCAGAAAATGGAAGTGAACAAATCACCGGACTTACTAATCCACTAGTTCTAATGcaagaagataaaaaaataaattattctcaaaGTTTTATAGCTCTTTGTGCTTTACAACATCTACAAAATAAAAGGGAAGATAGGAAGCTTAATAATAATCTTACGAAAAGAGAGAAGCAGAATTTATGGCTTTGGGCTATTAACGAAGTAGTGTCTCCTATTGCATCGAGGATGGAATATCATTTTGGCAAATGGACTGAGCAGCCAGAATATATGTTTGCTCTGGCATATAAAGTAACCCGAGATTTTATTACAGGAGTAGACGATGTTTTGCAGCCTCTTATTGATAAGGCAAGGCTTATCAGTTGTAGTGCAAAGGAGGCGTGGGTCTTTGCGATGGTTCAAATGCTTTCTGGCTTTCTAGAAAAGAAAGTTTTCTCTTTGCTTGCTGAAAAATACAAAGTAAAGCATTTGAAAACTGATGTCTTATCTTCATGGCTTCACCTCATAGACCTCATCATTgcttttgacaaaaaaatgcAATCTCTTGTCAATCTAAATACTTGTTTCTTGACAGAGTCCGAAAATTTTGATGGGCCATCAAGAGGTATGTCGGTTTTATCAATATTCTGTGATAGGCATGATTGGCTGAAGATCTGGGCAAAgttagaattcaaaaatgcgtGGGCGACACTTAATACAGAGCTGAAAGAGGAGAAAACATGGGTAGTTTCTAGCAAATGTAAATTAGGGATTGATGCTGATGAGGAACATTTGTTATCTACTATAGAAGATCACAAAGCTCCACCTATTGCAGAGTTGTTCCTTCAAATTATTTGGAAACTGATTGACCGCTGCCAAACGATGCCGTCCATTTTTTCACGTGCACAATTTATTAGATCTGCAGCAGGAAGATTCATCTG TTAG